The DNA segment GCCGGAGCTGCGTCACCGAACCGAGGTGGATGAGCCGGCTGTTCATCGGTATACGCTAGTCGATGCACTCGCTCCTTACAGAGAGGTGGCCCTAGCTATCGTTGGCACTGCTCCCGACAATTTCGAAATTCAGGACGTTATAGAGAGCAGCAGGAAGTTTAAGCAAGTTATTGTAATGACTTATACCGCGGAAGGAGAAATTTCTAAGGGGCAAATATCCTTAATAAAAGGATTGAATGAAATACATGGTTCTAGTATTATAGTTGTATCTACGCGGAATCCATATGATATTAATTCTTTTCCTGAGATAGGAACATATTTGTGCCTGTACGAGAATCGACAGTATTCACTTGATGCACTTGCAAAAGTGCTAGTTGGGCGGCTTCGGCCACAAGGCAAGCTTCCGGTAGGCCTGAGTTCACATTTTCCGATTGGACACGGCCTGTAGCCTGGAGAGCTGTACGATTCTAATATGGAACTCGTTACCTATAAAACCGGTAAAAGTCCGTATTAATAACGGATTTTTATTGGTTTTTATTTATGTATGCTAAAAGTAGCAACTTTTTATGCTAATCGGCGTTTAACTATAAGCGTACAAGTGACAGTCTTAACAATGGGAGCAAAAGGAGTTTATCAATGAAGTTGAAAAAGATGGTCCTCATCACCGTATCGATTGCTTCACTAGTGACCATGGTTCTACCTGTTAGTGCGGCAAGTACCGTACCTGGAAGTACCCTAAGCACTGAAGACATTGCAGCAGGGCAAATGAACACATTATCAGGTTTGTCGAATACTCAGTCAGGCATACCCGATATAGAAAAGGTAGAGACAGAACAGCCCAGGGAGACAACCCCTTCTGCGGAGGCCGAGGAAGAAACAGGACTTATGGCAATGGGGAACATAAATGCTACTTTAAGCTCTGATGTTAGTCAATTGGTTCTTTTGATGAATAGTAATAAAATGTATCAGAATGGCAAGCTATACTTAGCCTCTCATCCAATGACCGTCAAGGACGGGGTTTCCTATATATCCATTCGAGCGATCGTGGAACGTGCGGGATTGAAATTATCTTATGACAATAAAACGAAAGAGACGATTATTCGGCGGGGCGGTGATGAGCTGCGATTCAAGCTGAACAGCAAGAATTATAAAGTGAATGGAGTCGTCAAGCAAATGAGGGGCGCGTCCTACTCCTCTAAAGACATATTCATGGTTCCGCTGACTTCGATTACGCAGGCACTTGGCATCCCCTACACGGTAAACCAGCAGGAGAAGAAGGTCATTCTCAGCCTGTCGACCAAGCCAGTTGCTTCTTTTAGCATCGGTAATCCGGAAATCTTTGCAGGCGAGACTTTGGTGCAGTATATGCCTAACGCGTACTCTCCTAAGGGACTGCCTATTGTGGAAGAGCAGTGGGAAGGCAGAGAGGAAATATTCATGTCTCCGGGCAGGTTTGTCGTCGGCTATCGCGTCAAGGATTCCAGCGGCCAATGGAGCGATACGTTCTGGCTAACCGTAACGGTGAATAAGCCACATACGCCTCCAGTTGCCAATTTTACGACGAATAAAGACACATACAAAATGGGGGAACTCGTTACCTACACAGATTACAGCACGGACGAAAATAACGCTATTGTGTCCCGGGAATGGTTCAACAATGAGATGGCATTCTTCCTGCCAGGGCCAAAGACCATTCGCTTAACCGTTAAGAATAAATACGGACTCTCTTCGACCGCGGAGAAAACGATCATGATTACGAACGAGACATTGTATTCGCGGGATGATTTCTACAAAATTTATACACCGGTCGGTAGTAAATATTCGTTTGACGGTACCAAGATTCCTACCTGGGAGAAGGTTCCTTATCAATACGAGAGCGAGCCCGTAACGCTAATTCGCAGCAACAGTCCAGAGACGGTCTATTCCGAAGGGATCTTATATCGTGATTCGGCTATCGGGAATACGAGATTTATGCTGCATCATGTGAATGCAACCAGGAAAAGCGTGAAAATGTACGTCGTAGCCACAAACCGTAGTACCGAAACCGCACGCTTGAGCCAGACGAGCTTGGGAATGGGCGGGCCCACGAAATATGCAACGGCCTCAGGCAAAATGTCTGTGCAGCGTTATTTCGAATCGATGCAGTTCGGTAATAAATATAAAGACGTATGGCTTGCGCCAGGCCAGAGCAAAGTCATTTTCAGCGAACTGAGTTCAAATGTAATGCGGCAGGGAGACGTCATATCCTTATTTGCAGACTTATATAGCGATCAAATGATTCAATATCATGTCATTATGCTCCAGAGCACCAGAGATCCCATTAAAGCTCTACAAAATTTAACCGTGCTACCTATGGATAATCACAACCGGGGTAAGTATTATGAAGCGACAAAAAATATTCAATACGGTGAGCTTGTCGGTTTGACACCATCCCGGCTGATGATCGGTGACAATTCCCAAGACCCCTATTTGATCGGGACAGATGGGGCAACGGGAACCTACCAAATGAACGCAGGTAATTTTGGGGTATTGTACCGAATCAAGCTACATCGGGTTGCCCCTCAGACTATCATTACGTTCAACCCGCGCGGAGGACAATATGA comes from the Paenibacillus lentus genome and includes:
- a CDS encoding stalk domain-containing protein, which translates into the protein MKLKKMVLITVSIASLVTMVLPVSAASTVPGSTLSTEDIAAGQMNTLSGLSNTQSGIPDIEKVETEQPRETTPSAEAEEETGLMAMGNINATLSSDVSQLVLLMNSNKMYQNGKLYLASHPMTVKDGVSYISIRAIVERAGLKLSYDNKTKETIIRRGGDELRFKLNSKNYKVNGVVKQMRGASYSSKDIFMVPLTSITQALGIPYTVNQQEKKVILSLSTKPVASFSIGNPEIFAGETLVQYMPNAYSPKGLPIVEEQWEGREEIFMSPGRFVVGYRVKDSSGQWSDTFWLTVTVNKPHTPPVANFTTNKDTYKMGELVTYTDYSTDENNAIVSREWFNNEMAFFLPGPKTIRLTVKNKYGLSSTAEKTIMITNETLYSRDDFYKIYTPVGSKYSFDGTKIPTWEKVPYQYESEPVTLIRSNSPETVYSEGILYRDSAIGNTRFMLHHVNATRKSVKMYVVATNRSTETARLSQTSLGMGGPTKYATASGKMSVQRYFESMQFGNKYKDVWLAPGQSKVIFSELSSNVMRQGDVISLFADLYSDQMIQYHVIMLQSTRDPIKALQNLTVLPMDNHNRGKYYEATKNIQYGELVGLTPSRLMIGDNSQDPYLIGTDGATGTYQMNAGNFGVLYRIKLHRVAPQTIITFNPRGGQYDGVIMVNGRMVQLPETSGLRAPHEAAVLHRTGDREETVEMLFTAAPGSSLSVNLLFQPLPEIKH